A stretch of DNA from Thermanaerosceptrum fracticalcis:
TGATTTTAAGGCGATTAGCGACTTTTTTTATTGCTATGGTTGGTTCGGGAAAATCAAATACTACAGCGATATTTATCTGTACGGAGAGCTCGGCGAGAACGACAGGTATTTTTGCCACAACACCTGTTGCTAGAGGCGTGGGAGGGATGGGCTGGTTGATGCAATTATTTATTGTTTCCCCTCTAACCTGAACATTAGCTACTTGTGTCTCGGCCTTACTGATCTTTACACCTTTTGGTTTCAACCAATTATTGGCTATGGCTGGCGGTTGGCCCAGAATATTGCCTGCATAGGCAGTTGCCAGGTCATTAAGTGGGCAGGACATTGTCAGGTTTCTCCTTTATATCATTCATATTTAATAATTGCTTCAGAAGTTAACAATTGTCAAAAAGTGTTTTTAGATATATCTTAGGCCTACCTAGAGGTAGGCCTAAGATCATGAATAATCAGCAATCAGAAGCGGGCACTGCTACCTGGCGGTTTTGCAAGATCTTTAGGGTCAGGTAGATAACCATTTTTTCTTCAATCTTCTTAAATTCTCTTTCTTCAAAAGGTGCCTTAACATTGGCCGGCGGCAGGGGATTTAGATATTCATCAAATTCCACGATCCTGCTGCTGACTAGTTCACAGAAAGGCAGCTCATTGAAGAATTCGGTACTGATTTGGTTATATTCCGTAAAGTCACCGGACAATAATTCGTCCTTTTCAGCAAATTGAGGGCCTTTAACATCAAATCTGCCAAAATATTGGAATTCATTGGTGCTGGCAGGGACAACCGGGAGAGGTTCCATGACATTGAAAATAACCGGTGTAGTACACTTAAAGGGTATGTCTACAGTGCAGTGGCGAATATCACCGCAAATGCCTTCCGGGGTAGAACATTTTCTTGTGGAGTAATCGATGTTTTTGCGTACAAAGCCTTTAATAAATAACATATTGGTGTTTTGCAACAACAAGCATTGGGTGATTTTCAGGCGTTTCTTGATATTTTTTATTTCGAGCGCAGGTTCGGGCAGTTCAATGGTTGAGTTGACATTAAATTGCACAGTAAGTTCGGCCAGGACAACGGGTACTTTTACTACGGCACCTGTAAATAAAGGTTCAACGGGGACGGGATTGTTGACACATTCAATAATTTCTCCGCCGGAAACATCGGCACAAGCTGTGGGACAAAAAGTTTGGGCATCTTTTTTAAATAGATCTGCAGCAGTTCTAATTGTTTTACCTGGGTTCCAAGTCATTCAGTTTTCCTCCTTTTGTTGATTGATTCTGGTTTGATGCCAAGTCAGTAATGCTTTCTTTTCGCATCCTAGTACATGTTATGCTTTTTGTCCCTTTTCGGTGACATGCTGTCAGGGATAAGTCCAAATTTTTTGGCAGAGGAAGCAGCCTTTGCTCAGATATTAGTTTAATTAACTGATTATTAAAATTTAGTTATAATAAAGGTTATATTTCCCTTCCCTCTTTAAAAACGGTAAAATAAATTTAACTAAGCAGTATCAATGGGAGGTAGAAAATTGCCCGGATATTTTCAACGCCATTTCAAGGAAGGAATCGAATACTATACTATCTCTTCTTTTGAAGAGACAGGGCTGGTCATCCACGGTTTTAGCGGGAAGTCGGGCGGGGTCAGTGGCGGTACATATAACAGCCTTAATCTCAGTATTCTCACTGAGGATAAGCTGGAGAATGTCCTGGAAAACCGCCGGCGGTTTGCCCGGGTTCTGGGGATTGATCCGGCATCAATAGTAGGCGCCCATCAGGTGCATCGTGATACTATCTACCAGGTGACACTCAAAGACAAGGGAAGAGGTGCCTTTGCTCCAGAAACGGTTATACCTGCTACTGACGCTTTAATCACGAATGAGCGGGGATTAGCTTTAACGGCGTTTTTTGCTGACTGTGTGCCCGTCTTTTTCCTGGACCCGGTCAAGAAGACAATAGCCCTGGCCCATGCCGGCTGGAAAGGGACTGTGGCCAAAATCGCCGCCAAGACAGTTAAGGCTCTGGCAGAAGCATACGGTACGGACACCAAAGACCTCTTGGTAGCTATTGGGCCCAGCATTGGCCCCTGTCATTATGAGGTGGACTTACCGGTAATCGAGAAAGTAAAAGACGCTTTCCCGGAGAATTGGGAATCCTTAATAACAGGCTTACAAGGGGATGGACACGGACAACTTAATCTCTGG
This window harbors:
- a CDS encoding CsxC family protein, producing MTWNPGKTIRTAADLFKKDAQTFCPTACADVSGGEIIECVNNPVPVEPLFTGAVVKVPVVLAELTVQFNVNSTIELPEPALEIKNIKKRLKITQCLLLQNTNMLFIKGFVRKNIDYSTRKCSTPEGICGDIRHCTVDIPFKCTTPVIFNVMEPLPVVPASTNEFQYFGRFDVKGPQFAEKDELLSGDFTEYNQISTEFFNELPFCELVSSRIVEFDEYLNPLPPANVKAPFEEREFKKIEEKMVIYLTLKILQNRQVAVPASDC
- the pgeF gene encoding peptidoglycan editing factor PgeF; translated protein: MPGYFQRHFKEGIEYYTISSFEETGLVIHGFSGKSGGVSGGTYNSLNLSILTEDKLENVLENRRRFARVLGIDPASIVGAHQVHRDTIYQVTLKDKGRGAFAPETVIPATDALITNERGLALTAFFADCVPVFFLDPVKKTIALAHAGWKGTVAKIAAKTVKALAEAYGTDTKDLLVAIGPSIGPCHYEVDLPVIEKVKDAFPENWESLITGLQGDGHGQLNLWLANFYQLVDIGVVPENITLAEVCTYCHQDKLFSHRAGMAGRQAAIIMLK